One stretch of Haladaptatus sp. R4 DNA includes these proteins:
- a CDS encoding HVO_2922 family protein, translating into MANRLMADEDEPKRMNSDREYRVTVHPSLQARVAYTDDRSAVTVAVEYRRNGKWEESAGDIELRGRQIAITRDGESLLEKQFDAELIEEYGSSVVGLARRLTNRGKRTVESERKRGGGEKSPEPDSWPVAVTQDDGSVVEALRPPAQATFQVYEDHAGEWRWRLVHRNGNIIADGGEGYSSKRAAKNGIKSVKRNAIGAPMEETEEPAES; encoded by the coding sequence GTGGCAAACAGACTCATGGCGGACGAAGACGAACCGAAACGCATGAACTCGGACAGAGAATATCGCGTCACGGTTCATCCGTCGCTACAAGCGCGGGTAGCGTACACGGACGACCGCTCGGCGGTGACGGTGGCGGTCGAGTACCGACGCAACGGGAAGTGGGAGGAATCGGCGGGAGACATCGAACTGCGTGGGCGGCAGATCGCCATCACCCGCGACGGCGAGTCATTGCTGGAAAAGCAGTTCGACGCCGAACTCATCGAGGAGTACGGTTCGTCGGTCGTCGGATTGGCCCGGCGACTTACGAACCGGGGCAAACGGACAGTAGAGTCGGAGAGAAAACGAGGTGGAGGCGAGAAAAGTCCCGAACCGGACTCGTGGCCCGTCGCGGTCACACAGGACGACGGGAGCGTCGTGGAAGCGCTGCGCCCGCCGGCGCAGGCGACGTTTCAGGTGTACGAGGATCACGCGGGGGAGTGGCGCTGGCGGCTCGTCCACCGAAACGGCAACATCATCGCCGACGGCGGCGAGGGCTATTCGTCGAAACGCGCCGCGAAAAACGGAATCAAGAGCGTCAAGCGGAACGCCATCGGCGCACCGATGGAGGAGACGGAAGAACCGGCCGAATCATAG
- a CDS encoding NfeD family protein: MASPFDSLALLLVIAGAGLTLAEALIPGAHFIVVGIALLLAGLVAFLFPPLAQPFVLSFLVLAFGAISFYGYRHLDLYGGKGSGRTKDSDSLKGTTGHVTERVTRSEGQVKLDSGGFNPYYAARTMDGEIPEGTEVMVMDPGGGNVVTVEPLDFIEDPIDRELARGRTDANRAETDRAERETEEL, from the coding sequence ATGGCATCGCCCTTCGATTCGCTCGCGCTCTTGCTCGTCATCGCGGGCGCGGGGCTCACGTTGGCGGAAGCGCTCATTCCCGGCGCACACTTCATCGTCGTCGGCATCGCGCTCCTGCTCGCCGGATTGGTCGCGTTCCTCTTTCCGCCGCTCGCCCAACCGTTCGTGCTCTCGTTCCTCGTCCTCGCGTTCGGCGCGATATCGTTCTACGGCTATCGTCACCTCGACCTCTACGGCGGCAAGGGGTCCGGGAGGACGAAGGACTCGGACTCGTTGAAAGGGACCACCGGCCACGTGACCGAGCGCGTGACGCGTTCGGAAGGACAGGTGAAACTGGACAGCGGCGGTTTCAACCCCTACTACGCCGCCCGAACCATGGACGGCGAGATTCCGGAAGGAACGGAAGTGATGGTCATGGACCCCGGCGGCGGGAACGTCGTCACGGTCGAACCCCTCGATTTCATCGAGGACCCTATCGACCGTGAACTCGCACGCGGGCGGACCGACGCGAACCGAGCGGAGACGGACCGTGCGGAGCGGGAAACCGAGGAGCTGTAA
- the mfnA gene encoding tyrosine decarboxylase MfnA yields MQVAASQSFRRVLSSMCTEPHPAARDAAERFLASNPGDPTTYPTVAALEDEAVSLLGEITGLSNPHGYVASGGTEANIQAVRAARNLAETDDPNVVAPESAHFSFQKAADVLGVELRLGSVDEDRCADPDTMAELVDDDTVLVVGIAGTTEYGRVDPIPALSEIAHDAGALLHVDAAWGGFVLPFTDHEWNFEHAEVDTLGIDPHKMGQAAVPAGGFLARESRVLDALAVETPYLESTSQATLTGTRSGAGVASAWAAMDELWSDGYRKQYERSQANAEWVADAFESRGYDVVDPVLPLVAIDVPRNTVEALQGRGWRVSPTGSGELRIVCMPHVTRSMLEEFVADLDSLNL; encoded by the coding sequence ATGCAGGTGGCCGCGAGTCAGTCGTTCCGCCGGGTCCTTTCGTCGATGTGCACCGAACCCCATCCGGCGGCGCGTGACGCCGCCGAACGATTTCTGGCGTCGAACCCGGGCGACCCGACGACGTACCCGACCGTTGCCGCGCTCGAAGACGAAGCCGTCTCGCTGCTCGGCGAAATAACCGGGCTGTCGAACCCGCACGGCTACGTCGCGAGCGGCGGAACCGAAGCCAACATCCAAGCCGTCCGCGCCGCGCGGAACCTCGCCGAAACCGACGACCCGAACGTCGTCGCACCCGAGAGCGCACATTTCAGCTTTCAGAAGGCCGCGGACGTACTGGGCGTCGAACTCAGACTCGGTTCGGTGGACGAGGACCGGTGCGCCGACCCCGATACGATGGCGGAACTGGTGGACGACGATACCGTTCTCGTCGTCGGTATCGCCGGGACGACCGAATACGGGCGCGTCGATCCGATTCCGGCGCTGTCCGAAATCGCACACGACGCCGGAGCGTTGCTCCACGTCGATGCCGCGTGGGGCGGGTTCGTCCTCCCGTTCACGGACCACGAGTGGAACTTCGAACACGCCGAAGTCGATACGCTGGGTATCGACCCGCACAAGATGGGACAGGCGGCGGTTCCGGCGGGCGGGTTCCTGGCCCGCGAATCCCGCGTCCTCGATGCGTTGGCCGTCGAAACGCCGTACCTCGAATCGACTTCGCAAGCCACGCTGACCGGAACGCGGAGCGGTGCAGGGGTTGCCAGCGCGTGGGCCGCGATGGACGAACTGTGGTCCGACGGCTACCGAAAGCAGTACGAACGCTCTCAAGCCAACGCCGAGTGGGTTGCCGACGCCTTCGAGTCGCGGGGCTACGACGTGGTCGACCCAGTGCTCCCGCTGGTCGCCATCGATGTGCCCCGCAACACGGTCGAGGCACTCCAAGGGCGTGGCTGGCGCGTCTCCCCGACCGGGTCGGGCGAACTCCGAATCGTCTGCATGCCCCACGTCACCCGTTCCATGCTGGAGGAGTTCGTCGCCGACTTGGATTCGCTGAACCTATGA
- the pyk gene encoding pyruvate kinase — MRNAKIVCTLGPASDSRSMVRELSNAGMTVARVNASHGSREDRAEIIDTIRKVDEATENPLSAMLDTQGPEIRTAEVDEPITLETGSTVRFVEGEDATPEEVGLSVSITNAEPGDTVLLDDGRIETEVEEIDGDAVVAHVVSGGDLSSRKGVNVPGVELGLSVVTEKDRNDLQLAAEKGVDFVAASFVRDADDVYEISKVLEEFGADIPIIAKIERSGAVDNLEEIVDAAYGVMVARGDLGVECPMEDVPMIQKRIIRTCQQAGVPVITATEMLDSMVHSRRPTRAEASDVANAVLDGTDAVMLSGETAIGEHPVRVVETMDRIVREAEGSDEYAETLEQRVPAGDETRTDAIARSARYLARDIGASAVVAASESGYTALKVAKFRPGVPIVATTPNDRVRRTLALSWGVNAQYTDLGHSVENIVEDGVQAALDAGVAESGDTVVVLTGMMSELDGSDTANMLKVHVAAETIATGRSVVRGQAAGPVARSSTATSSEITDGGILVLEPDFDGEFTGNTGRIAGIVDSRPGMTGYPALVARELDIPMISGAPLGPTVDDGDEVTLDAERGVVYEGDVRSSDRS, encoded by the coding sequence ATGAGAAATGCGAAAATCGTCTGTACCCTCGGGCCCGCTTCCGATTCTCGGAGCATGGTTCGGGAACTCTCGAACGCGGGAATGACCGTCGCGCGGGTGAACGCGAGCCACGGCTCGCGCGAGGACCGCGCCGAGATCATCGACACGATTCGGAAGGTCGACGAAGCAACCGAGAATCCTCTTTCGGCCATGCTCGACACGCAAGGTCCGGAGATTCGAACGGCGGAAGTGGACGAACCCATCACGCTCGAAACCGGCTCGACGGTTCGGTTCGTGGAGGGTGAGGACGCGACGCCGGAGGAAGTCGGCCTCTCGGTTTCCATCACGAACGCCGAACCGGGGGACACCGTCCTGCTGGACGACGGCCGGATCGAGACGGAAGTCGAGGAGATCGACGGGGACGCCGTCGTCGCACACGTCGTGAGCGGCGGCGACCTCAGCAGCCGAAAGGGCGTCAACGTCCCCGGTGTCGAACTGGGGCTGAGCGTCGTCACCGAGAAGGACAGAAACGACCTGCAACTCGCGGCCGAGAAGGGCGTGGACTTCGTCGCCGCGAGTTTCGTCCGTGACGCGGACGACGTCTACGAGATCAGCAAGGTGCTGGAGGAGTTCGGTGCCGATATCCCCATCATCGCCAAAATCGAGCGGAGCGGCGCGGTCGACAATCTGGAGGAAATCGTCGATGCGGCCTACGGCGTGATGGTCGCGCGCGGCGACCTCGGCGTCGAGTGCCCGATGGAGGACGTGCCGATGATCCAAAAGCGCATCATCCGGACGTGTCAGCAGGCGGGCGTCCCCGTTATCACCGCGACCGAGATGCTGGATTCGATGGTTCACTCCCGTCGTCCAACGCGCGCGGAGGCCTCCGACGTGGCCAACGCCGTCCTCGACGGCACCGACGCCGTGATGCTCTCGGGCGAGACGGCCATCGGCGAGCACCCCGTCCGCGTCGTGGAGACGATGGACAGGATCGTCCGCGAAGCCGAAGGGAGCGACGAGTACGCGGAGACGCTCGAACAGCGCGTCCCCGCCGGTGACGAGACGCGAACCGACGCCATCGCTCGTTCCGCCCGCTATCTCGCCCGCGACATCGGCGCGAGTGCTGTGGTCGCCGCCAGCGAATCCGGGTACACCGCGCTGAAGGTGGCGAAGTTCCGCCCCGGCGTGCCCATCGTGGCGACGACGCCGAACGACCGCGTTCGACGCACGCTCGCCCTGTCGTGGGGCGTCAACGCCCAGTACACCGACCTCGGTCACAGTGTGGAGAACATCGTCGAAGACGGCGTCCAAGCCGCGCTCGATGCCGGGGTCGCCGAAAGCGGCGATACCGTCGTCGTCCTCACGGGAATGATGAGCGAACTCGACGGCTCGGATACGGCGAACATGCTGAAGGTCCACGTCGCCGCCGAAACCATCGCCACCGGACGTAGCGTCGTTCGCGGGCAGGCGGCCGGTCCGGTCGCTCGCTCCTCGACGGCGACCTCCTCGGAGATTACCGACGGCGGGATTCTCGTCCTCGAACCGGACTTCGACGGCGAGTTCACCGGCAATACCGGACGTATCGCTGGTATCGTGGACTCTCGCCCGGGGATGACCGGCTACCCGGCACTGGTCGCGCGCGAACTCGACATCCCGATGATAAGCGGCGCACCGCTCGGCCCGACCGTCGATGACGGCGACGAGGTCACCCTCGACGCCGAACGTGGCGTCGTGTACGAGGGCGACGTCCGCTCCTCCGACCGGTCGTAA
- a CDS encoding GYD domain-containing protein, with the protein MSKYASLVTVEQNYQNVQELASIWGDIRNELESHETTLESTYAILGEYDFLLIIDAEDRDAAYRASLCIERYGLDMQTMEILPMEDFAGLVEDL; encoded by the coding sequence ATGTCGAAGTACGCGTCGCTCGTTACTGTCGAGCAGAACTATCAGAACGTTCAAGAGCTGGCGTCGATCTGGGGAGACATCCGAAACGAACTGGAGTCGCACGAGACGACCCTCGAATCGACCTACGCGATCCTCGGGGAGTACGACTTCCTGCTCATCATCGACGCCGAGGACCGCGATGCGGCGTATCGAGCATCGCTGTGCATCGAGCGCTACGGACTCGACATGCAGACGATGGAAATCCTCCCGATGGAAGATTTCGCGGGCTTGGTCGAAGACCTCTGA
- the metG gene encoding methionine--tRNA ligase, producing MSHDSFPTEEPAVVTCGLPYANGELHIGHLRTYVGGDVYSRALDTLGQRTAFVSGSDMHGTPVAVNAEKEGVSPREFALRHHEKYEATFPKFNIEFDNYGHTDDETNTELTQEIVRKLDEEGYIYEKEIKVAWDPIEDDPLPDRYVEGTCPYCGAHARGDECDEGCGRHLEPGEIEDPTSIRTGNPAEYRERTHKFFRVSDLQEYLQGFIDRLEGTSNAKNQPREWIEGELQDWCISRDMDWGIDYPGDEGDEVSEDLVLYVWVDAPIEYIASTKQYTERVGPDTYDWEETWKDAGEIVHIIGRDIIQHHTVFWPAMLHVAEYNEPRAVMASGFVNLNGKGFSTSRNRAVWADDYLDEGFDPDLLRYYLATNGGFQQDVDFSWDRFQERVNGELVGTVGNFVYRSLLFASRNYDGAPDAEASDEVTERIEEAVEAFTAAVNDYSLKDLGDAATALAGFGNEYIQRNEPWKLTDEDPERAEQVIYDCVQVSKALAVLFEPILPGKAEALWTQLGEDGSVHGTEVADALEAPRGDFDKPTELFAKIEDERVEELNETLDARIEAATTDDEEDEDETVSDEEPISDDRISFDEFQDLDLRVGRIESAEEIEGADALLRLEVDIGSETRQIVAGLKQLHDVDELPGTKIVVVANLEKAELFGVESNGMVLAAGEDADLLTTHADAEPGTKIK from the coding sequence ATGAGCCACGACAGTTTTCCCACCGAGGAACCGGCGGTGGTGACGTGTGGACTTCCCTACGCGAACGGGGAACTCCACATCGGACACCTCCGAACCTACGTCGGCGGTGACGTCTACTCGCGCGCCCTCGACACGCTCGGCCAGCGGACGGCCTTCGTTTCGGGGTCCGACATGCACGGTACGCCCGTCGCCGTGAACGCCGAGAAGGAGGGCGTTTCGCCGCGGGAATTCGCGCTTCGCCACCACGAGAAGTACGAAGCGACGTTCCCGAAGTTCAACATCGAGTTCGACAACTACGGCCACACGGACGACGAGACGAACACGGAACTCACCCAGGAAATCGTCCGCAAACTGGACGAGGAAGGGTACATCTACGAGAAAGAGATCAAGGTCGCGTGGGACCCCATCGAGGACGACCCGCTCCCCGACCGCTACGTCGAGGGGACCTGCCCGTATTGTGGTGCCCACGCGCGCGGGGACGAGTGTGACGAGGGCTGCGGACGGCACCTCGAACCCGGCGAAATCGAGGACCCGACGAGCATCCGTACCGGGAACCCGGCGGAGTACCGCGAGCGGACGCACAAGTTCTTCCGCGTCTCGGACCTGCAGGAGTACCTGCAGGGGTTCATCGACCGACTCGAAGGGACGAGCAACGCGAAGAACCAGCCCCGAGAGTGGATCGAGGGCGAACTCCAGGACTGGTGTATCTCCCGCGATATGGACTGGGGAATCGATTACCCTGGTGACGAGGGAGACGAGGTGTCCGAAGACCTCGTGCTCTACGTCTGGGTGGACGCCCCCATCGAGTACATCGCCAGCACGAAGCAGTACACCGAGCGCGTCGGTCCCGACACCTACGACTGGGAGGAGACGTGGAAGGACGCAGGGGAAATCGTCCACATCATCGGACGCGACATCATCCAGCACCACACCGTCTTCTGGCCCGCGATGCTCCACGTCGCGGAGTACAACGAACCCCGCGCCGTCATGGCGAGCGGTTTCGTCAACCTGAACGGCAAGGGCTTCTCGACCAGTCGCAACCGCGCCGTCTGGGCCGACGACTACCTCGACGAGGGCTTCGACCCGGACCTGCTGCGCTACTACCTCGCCACCAACGGCGGGTTCCAGCAGGACGTGGACTTCTCGTGGGACCGGTTCCAGGAGCGCGTCAACGGCGAACTTGTCGGTACCGTCGGCAACTTCGTCTACCGAAGTCTGCTGTTCGCGTCGCGGAACTACGACGGCGCGCCGGACGCCGAGGCGAGCGACGAGGTGACGGAGCGAATCGAGGAAGCCGTGGAGGCGTTCACCGCGGCCGTCAACGACTACTCGCTCAAGGACCTCGGCGACGCCGCGACCGCACTGGCCGGGTTCGGTAACGAGTACATCCAGCGCAACGAACCGTGGAAACTGACCGACGAGGACCCCGAGCGGGCCGAACAGGTCATCTACGACTGCGTACAGGTGTCCAAGGCGCTCGCCGTGCTGTTCGAGCCGATTCTGCCCGGCAAGGCCGAAGCGCTCTGGACGCAACTCGGCGAGGACGGGTCTGTTCACGGAACCGAGGTCGCGGACGCGCTCGAAGCGCCGCGCGGCGACTTCGACAAGCCGACAGAACTGTTCGCCAAGATCGAGGACGAGCGCGTCGAGGAACTGAACGAGACGCTCGATGCGCGTATCGAAGCGGCTACAACCGACGACGAGGAAGACGAAGATGAAACCGTGAGCGACGAAGAACCCATCTCGGACGACAGGATCAGCTTCGACGAATTCCAGGATCTCGACCTCCGCGTCGGCCGCATCGAGTCGGCCGAGGAGATCGAGGGTGCCGACGCACTCCTGCGACTCGAAGTCGATATCGGCAGCGAGACGCGACAGATCGTCGCCGGTCTCAAACAACTCCACGACGTGGACGAGTTGCCGGGAACGAAGATCGTCGTCGTCGCCAACCTCGAAAAGGCCGAACTGTTCGGCGTCGAGAGCAACGGAATGGTTCTCGCGGCGGGCGAGGACGCCGACCTGTTGACGACGCACGCCGACGCCGAACCGGGCACGAAGATCAAGTAA
- a CDS encoding YqaA family protein, whose amino-acid sequence MLDTLIPLSPSLTDGVVLGSFGGLEAAVKTATGWVGVVFIAVYSFLISFLLPLPSEIVLLAPLDLGIGKIGRYSLIILVSGFGKAAGSVFAFHIGQEAKESGPVIRALRRSRIDIVEWSERKTVGLAQRWGYFGLAGALCVPGFPDTISIYAFSILETDYVKFALASFAGSVGRLVLVLLITKGILSV is encoded by the coding sequence GTGCTCGATACCCTCATTCCGCTCTCCCCCAGCCTCACCGACGGCGTCGTGCTCGGGTCGTTCGGCGGGTTGGAAGCCGCCGTGAAAACCGCTACCGGGTGGGTCGGTGTCGTCTTCATCGCCGTCTACTCCTTCCTCATCTCGTTCCTTCTGCCCCTCCCCAGCGAAATCGTCCTCCTTGCACCCCTCGACCTCGGCATCGGGAAAATCGGACGGTACTCGCTCATCATCCTCGTCAGCGGGTTCGGCAAGGCCGCCGGAAGCGTGTTCGCGTTCCACATCGGTCAGGAGGCCAAGGAGTCCGGCCCGGTCATCCGCGCACTCCGCCGTTCGCGGATCGACATCGTGGAATGGTCCGAGCGGAAGACCGTCGGACTCGCCCAACGCTGGGGTTACTTCGGCCTGGCGGGCGCGCTGTGCGTCCCCGGATTCCCCGATACCATCTCCATCTACGCCTTCTCGATCCTGGAGACGGATTACGTGAAGTTCGCCTTGGCGTCCTTTGCGGGCAGCGTCGGACGGCTCGTGTTGGTGTTGCTCATCACCAAAGGCATTCTGTCGGTCTGA
- a CDS encoding SPFH domain-containing protein — MLPTIPLQSAPLTGGLMIVALLLLLLVIVTVWQAVEIVQATEKRALTVFGEYRKLLEPGINFVPPFVSKTYRFDMRTQTLDVPRQEAITRDNSPVTADAVVYIKVMDAKKAFLEVEDYKRAVSNLAQTTLRAVLGDMELDDTLNKRQEINAKIRRELDEPTDEWGIRVESVEVREVNPSKDVQQAMEQQTSAERKRRAMILEAQGERRSAIETAEGDKQSNIIRAQGEKQSQILEAQGDAVSTVLRAKSAESMGERAVIEKGMETLQAIGEGESTTFVLPQELSSLVGRYGKHLTGSDVKEGESQLDSLDFDGETRELLGLDDIDEILGQIDEEAEMDVEEMEKQAQAIKEGEDKAQIKSADEVIEEMDAEMGGEMESDQGEDSESKEETELETEVE, encoded by the coding sequence ATGCTGCCCACAATACCCCTGCAGAGCGCCCCATTGACCGGGGGGCTAATGATCGTCGCACTGTTGTTGTTACTGCTCGTTATCGTTACGGTCTGGCAGGCCGTCGAAATCGTGCAGGCGACCGAGAAGCGCGCGCTAACCGTCTTCGGGGAGTACCGAAAACTCCTCGAACCGGGTATCAACTTCGTGCCGCCGTTCGTCAGCAAGACCTACCGCTTCGATATGCGGACACAGACGCTCGACGTGCCGCGACAGGAGGCCATCACGCGCGACAACTCGCCCGTGACCGCCGACGCCGTCGTCTACATCAAGGTGATGGACGCGAAGAAGGCGTTCCTCGAGGTCGAGGACTACAAACGCGCCGTCTCGAACCTCGCCCAGACGACGCTCCGCGCCGTCCTCGGTGACATGGAACTCGACGACACGCTCAACAAGCGACAGGAGATCAACGCGAAGATCCGCCGCGAACTCGACGAACCCACGGACGAGTGGGGGATTCGCGTCGAGAGCGTCGAGGTCCGTGAGGTCAACCCGTCCAAGGACGTCCAGCAGGCGATGGAGCAACAGACCAGCGCCGAACGGAAACGTCGTGCCATGATTCTCGAAGCGCAAGGTGAACGCCGCAGCGCCATCGAGACGGCGGAGGGTGACAAGCAGTCCAACATCATCCGCGCGCAAGGTGAAAAGCAGAGTCAGATCCTCGAAGCACAGGGTGATGCGGTTTCGACCGTGCTTCGCGCGAAGTCCGCCGAGTCGATGGGTGAACGCGCCGTCATCGAGAAGGGAATGGAGACGCTCCAGGCCATCGGCGAGGGCGAGTCCACGACGTTCGTCCTCCCGCAGGAACTCTCCTCGCTGGTCGGCCGCTACGGCAAGCACCTGACCGGCAGCGACGTGAAAGAAGGAGAGTCGCAGTTGGACAGCCTCGACTTCGACGGCGAGACCCGTGAACTGCTCGGTCTCGACGACATCGACGAAATCCTCGGACAGATCGACGAGGAAGCCGAGATGGACGTCGAGGAGATGGAGAAACAGGCACAGGCCATCAAGGAAGGCGAGGACAAGGCCCAAATCAAGAGCGCCGACGAAGTCATCGAGGAGATGGACGCCGAGATGGGCGGCGAGATGGAATCCGACCAAGGCGAGGATTCCGAGTCGAAAGAAGAGACCGAACTCGAAACCGAAGTCGAGTAA